A stretch of the Lolium perenne isolate Kyuss_39 chromosome 3, Kyuss_2.0, whole genome shotgun sequence genome encodes the following:
- the LOC127327011 gene encoding uncharacterized protein, producing the protein MGTVPNGACYSCGQPGHYSKECPHKPAGHGYSQPKKDDKYSSGRARLTHVSADEAEEDPSVLMGTEREPEINAPEEQHQNNEGQEEVLPTDGGFYLDVDE; encoded by the exons ATGGGTACTGTGCCTAATGGTGCCTGCTACTCTTGTGGTCAGCCTGGCCACTACTCAAAGGAGTGCCCCCATAAGCCAGCTGGTCATGGATATTCTCAGCCCAAGAAGGATGACAAATATTCCTCTGGTCGTGCCcgtctgacccatgtctctgctgatgaggctgaagaggatccaagcgtcctaatgg ggaccgaacgcgagcctgagatcaacgcccccgaagagcagcaccagaacaacgagggacaag aggaagttcttccaactgatggtggcttctacctcgacgtcgacgagtag